A genomic window from Cyanobium sp. ATX 6F1 includes:
- the accB gene encoding acetyl-CoA carboxylase biotin carboxyl carrier protein — MQLDYDQLQKLLALLGASDIQELKLEGDDFRLEVRRNLPAAQAVSLLPAAPLAPAAPVAAVTPPGATAVPSAAPPAAAAVRGDLVAITAPMVGTFYRASAPGEPNFVEIGQRISVGQTVCILEAMKLMNELETEFSGEVVEILLDNGTPVEFGQVLMRVKPG; from the coding sequence ATGCAGCTTGATTACGACCAGCTTCAGAAGCTGCTGGCCCTGCTGGGGGCCAGCGATATCCAGGAACTCAAGCTCGAGGGCGACGACTTCCGTCTTGAGGTGCGGCGCAACCTGCCCGCAGCCCAGGCGGTGTCGCTGCTGCCGGCCGCTCCGCTGGCCCCGGCCGCTCCCGTGGCGGCGGTGACGCCGCCTGGGGCGACCGCGGTGCCATCGGCGGCTCCTCCCGCGGCGGCGGCCGTCCGTGGGGATCTGGTGGCGATCACGGCCCCGATGGTGGGGACGTTCTACCGGGCTTCGGCCCCCGGTGAGCCCAATTTCGTCGAGATCGGCCAGCGCATCAGCGTCGGTCAGACCGTCTGCATCCTTGAGGCGATGAAGCTCATGAACGAGCTTGAAACCGAGTTCAGCGGTGAGGTGGTCGAGATCCTCTTGGACAACGGCACCCCGGTGGAATTCGGCCAGGTGCTGATGCGGGTCAAGCCGGGCTGA
- the pdxA gene encoding 4-hydroxythreonine-4-phosphate dehydrogenase PdxA, which produces MNRLPNRSESNAIRLAISVGDPAGIGSEVTLKALHRLRHLELHPVLVGCRRQLEQSYQGLRALSTEPLIDPAELDIIDLPLPQTVPAGEGTAISGQASFRWLTAAAERVLNGDCQALVTAPIAKHAWHAAGHHYPGQTERLAELCAVSEASMLFTARSPHGSWRLNTLLATTHLPLAQVPDALDARRVEMKLDVLRQFSLRFNPTPQLVVAGLNPHAGEAGVLGEEEVTWLVPLLERWRGQHPEVDLVGPLPPDTCWLSAAEAWRRGGGGPDGYLALYHDQGLIPVKLLAFDAAVNTSLGLPFLRTSPDHGTGFSIAGQGIARPDSMQAALETALELSPA; this is translated from the coding sequence ATGAACCGTCTGCCCAACCGATCAGAGAGTAACGCGATTCGACTGGCGATTTCCGTAGGCGATCCTGCAGGCATCGGGTCCGAAGTGACCCTCAAAGCCCTGCACCGGCTCCGTCATCTCGAGCTTCATCCCGTGCTGGTGGGCTGCCGTCGCCAGCTGGAGCAGAGCTACCAGGGGTTGCGGGCCCTCAGCACCGAGCCGCTGATCGACCCCGCAGAGCTCGACATCATCGATCTTCCCTTGCCGCAAACAGTTCCAGCCGGTGAGGGAACGGCGATCAGTGGGCAGGCCAGTTTCCGCTGGCTGACCGCCGCCGCCGAACGGGTGCTGAACGGAGATTGCCAGGCCCTGGTCACCGCCCCGATCGCCAAACATGCCTGGCATGCCGCCGGCCATCACTACCCCGGCCAGACCGAACGGTTGGCGGAACTCTGCGCTGTGAGCGAAGCCTCGATGCTGTTCACGGCCCGCTCTCCCCATGGCTCCTGGCGGCTGAACACCCTGCTGGCCACCACCCACCTACCGCTGGCCCAGGTTCCCGACGCCCTGGACGCCCGAAGGGTGGAAATGAAACTTGATGTACTGCGCCAGTTCAGTCTTCGCTTCAACCCCACACCACAACTGGTGGTGGCGGGCTTGAACCCCCATGCGGGCGAAGCCGGCGTCCTCGGGGAGGAAGAGGTCACCTGGCTGGTACCCCTGCTCGAGCGCTGGCGCGGCCAGCACCCGGAGGTGGATCTGGTCGGTCCCCTGCCGCCGGACACCTGCTGGCTGAGCGCCGCCGAGGCCTGGCGCCGGGGCGGCGGCGGACCGGACGGATACCTGGCCCTCTACCACGATCAAGGGCTGATTCCGGTGAAACTCCTGGCCTTCGACGCGGCGGTGAACACCAGCCTCGGGCTGCCGTTCCTGCGCACCTCCCCCGACCACGGCACGGGCTTTTCGATCGCCGGCCAGGGGATCGCCCGACCCGACAGCATGCAGGCGGCCCTGGAAACGGCCCTGGAACTCAGCCCGGCTTGA
- the efp gene encoding elongation factor P: MISSNDFRTGTTIELDGQVWRVVEFLHVKPGKGSAFVRTKLKGVQSGNVVEKTFRAGETMPQALLEKATLQHTYMEGEDYVFMDMASYEETRLTAKQIGDGRKYLKEGMAVSVVSWNGKPLEVELPNSVVLEITQTDPGVKGDTATGGTKPAIVETGAQVMVPLFITIGEKIKIDTRTDSYLGRES; the protein is encoded by the coding sequence ATGATCTCCAGCAACGACTTTCGTACCGGTACAACGATTGAGCTGGATGGCCAGGTCTGGCGGGTGGTGGAGTTCCTGCATGTGAAGCCCGGCAAGGGCTCTGCCTTCGTGCGCACCAAGCTCAAGGGGGTCCAGAGCGGCAACGTGGTCGAGAAGACCTTTCGGGCCGGGGAGACCATGCCCCAGGCCCTGCTCGAGAAGGCCACCCTCCAGCACACCTACATGGAGGGCGAGGACTACGTCTTCATGGACATGGCCTCCTACGAGGAGACCCGGCTCACGGCCAAACAGATTGGTGATGGCCGCAAATACCTCAAAGAAGGCATGGCGGTGAGTGTCGTCTCCTGGAATGGCAAGCCCCTGGAGGTGGAGCTGCCCAATTCGGTGGTGCTTGAGATCACCCAGACTGATCCCGGTGTCAAGGGCGACACCGCCACAGGCGGCACCAAGCCGGCGATCGTCGAAACCGGTGCCCAGGTGATGGTGCCGCTGTTCATCACGATCGGCGAAAAGATCAAGATCGATACCCGCACTGACAGTTATCTGGGACGGGAGTCCTGA